Proteins from one Telopea speciosissima isolate NSW1024214 ecotype Mountain lineage chromosome 1, Tspe_v1, whole genome shotgun sequence genomic window:
- the LOC122671443 gene encoding GDSL esterase/lipase At5g03610-like: MANISSSSSTSAASVAERFSWYCALFLLVLLLLDCSDPDESELPIQMHQITERVNYNNKKKVCDEIYVVEKGETLHTISEKCGDPFIVEKNPHIHDPDDVFPGFVIKITPNVSLSGGVIGGSLASLLYTASQHYYRFKFSLVIGIQGVESSSNHQQQHLQKSNNGDLHRLTLSKLFVFGDSYTDTGNIRKSVSSSWKLPYGITFPGKPTGRFSDGRVLTDYVASFMGIKSPIPYRRRMMKRKSVRYGVNFAWGGTGVFKTLVSAPNMTTQIRLFQRLIHHDRLYTQDDLASSLALVSLAGNDYGAYNARNGSAQGLRGFIASVVKQLALNLKRIHDMGVKKIAVTALEPLGCLPQNTVKFSYQKCNGSLNMAVNFHNLLLQQAVAKLNNETKDSAFHILNLYDAFMSTFKRHGNHSGGSILKPCCVGMKQEFSCGSVDETGKKQYRLCQNPHSAFFWDDVHPSQAGWHTVYAALQASLFQLYP, from the exons ATGGCGAatatctcatcatcatcatctacgaGTGCAGCATCAGTTGCAGAGAGGTTCTCCTGGTATTGTGCTTTGTTCTTACTGGTGCTACTCTTGTTGGATTGTTCCGACCCAGATGAAAGTGAATTGCCAATTCAGATGCATCAGATCACTGAGAGGGTTAActacaacaacaagaagaaggtaTGTGATGAGATTTACGTGGTGGAAAAGGGGGAGACTCTGCATACAATTAGCGAAAAGTGTGGTGACCCTTTCATTGTCGAAAAGAATCCACATATCCATGACCCAGATGATGTTTTCCCTGGTTTTGTGATTAAGATCACTCCCAATGTTAG TTTGAGTGGGGGTGTCATTGGAGGCAGTCTGGCATCTCTGCTTTACACTGCATCACAGCATTACTACAGATTCAAATTTTC GTTAGTTATAGGAATCCAAGGGGTTGAAAGTTCATCaaatcatcaacaacaacatcTGCAGAAAAGTAACAATGGAGACCTGCATCGCCTAACTCTCTCGAAGCTGTTTGTGTTCGGAGACTCATACACTGACACAGGGAATATCAGAAAATCAGTATCAAGTTCTTGGAAGCTGCCCTATGGAATCACTTTTCCCGGTAAACCGACTGGCCGTTTCTCCGACGGTCGCGTCTTGACCGACTACGTAG CATCGTTTATGGGAATAAAGTCGCCAATACCATACAGAAGGAGAATGATGAAAAGGAAATCAGTGAGATACGGGGTGAACTTCGCCTGGGGAGGAACAGGCGTTTTCAAAACGCTGGTCTCCGCCCCAAACATGACCACCCAGATCCGCCTCTTCCAGCGTTTGATCCACCACGATCGTCTCTACACACAGGACGACCTCGCCTCCTCCCTCGCTCTTGTCTCCCTCGCCGGCAACGACTACGGTGCTTATAATGCTCGCAATGGCTCTGCCCAG GGTTTGCGGGGTTTCATTGCTTCTGTGGTTAAACAATTGGCATTGAACCTAAAACGTATTCATGACATGGGAGTGAAGAAAATAGCGGTTACGGCTTTGGAACCCCTGGGATGTCTCCCTCAGAACACAGTGAAGTTTTCTTACCAGAAATGCAATGGATCTCTGAACATGGCCGTCAATTTCCACAATCTCCTGCTCCAACAAGCTGTGGCCAAGTTGAACAACGAGACCAAGGACTCTGCCTTCCATATCCTTAATCTCTATGATGCCTTCATGTCCACATTCAAGAGACACGGAAACCATTCAG GAGGAAGCATATTGAAGCCATGTTGCGTGGGTATGAAGCAGGAGTTTTCATGTGGGAGTGTGGATGAGACAGGTAAGAAGCAGTACAGATTGTGCCAGAACCCTCACTCTGCATTCTTTTGGGACGATGTTCACCCATCACAGGCGGGTTGGCACACTGTCTATGCAGCTTTGCAGGCTTCTCTATTCCAACTCTATCCCTAA